From Apium graveolens cultivar Ventura chromosome 9, ASM990537v1, whole genome shotgun sequence, the proteins below share one genomic window:
- the LOC141683455 gene encoding F-box/kelch-repeat protein At1g22040 has protein sequence MGALLSLNNTKARSNNPYEVSQSEACKRQKTSSSFWEENPRLIPSLPDEISIQILARVPRICYLDMKLVSRSWKTVITSEEIFKLRKELGTAEQWLYILTKSDGDKLLWFALDPDSKKWQRLPPMPNVSAEDGCRRGLSALNVWNMVGSSIKIAEAVRGWLGRRHALDQIPFCGCAVAAVGGCLYVIGGFSKALPMKCVRKYDPTLNAWSEVSAMSVGRAYCKTSVLNNKLFVVGGVSRGRGGLTPLQSAEVFDPQTGAWSEVPSMPFSKAQVLPTAFLADLLKPIATGMTSYKGKLYVSQSLYCWPFFVDVGGEVYDPDTNSWVEMPVGMGEGWPARQAGTKVSVIVEDDLYALDPSTSLDSARIKTYDYEGDTWKVVDGDVPIRDFAESESPYLLSGLLGKLHVITKDANQNILVMQAGKQNHLGSSASTADLIEGSLQESIVESETNIWTVIATMNASSAELISCQVLDM, from the coding sequence ATGGGGGCATTATTAAGTTTAAACAATACAAAGGCCAGATCAAACAATCCCTATGAGGTTTCCCAGAGTGAAGCCTGTAAGAGACAGAAGACTTCATCCAGCTTCTGGGAGGAGAATCCACGTTTGATTCCTAGCCTTCCAGATGAAATCTCAATTCAAATTTTAGCAAGGGTTCCCAGAATTTGCTACTTGGACATGAAGTTGGTATCAAGGAGCTGGAAAACTGTGATAACAAGTGAAGAAATTTTTAAATTGAGAAAAGAACTTGGAACAGCAGAACAATGGCTATACATTTTGACCAAGTCTGATGGTGATAAGCTTTTATGGTTTGCTTTAGACCCAGATTCTAAAAAGTGGCAAAGGTTACCACCAATGCCTAATGTTTCGGCAGAAGATGGATGCAGAAGAGGCTTGTCTGCCCTCAATGTGTGGAATATGGTTGGTTCGAGTATTAAAATCGCAGAAGCTGTTAGGGGTTGGCTTGGGAGGAGGCATGCATTGGATCAAATTCCATTCTGTGGATGTGCTGTTGCTGCTGTTGGCGGTTGTCTCTATGTGATAGGCGGATTTTCTAAGGCTTTGCCAATGAAATGTGTTAGGAAGTATGATCCGACACTAAATGCATGGAGTGAAGTAAGTGCCATGTCCGTTGGTAGGGCTTATTGTAAAACAAGTGTATTGAACAACAAACTTTTTGTTGTTGGAGGTGTAAGTAGGGGTCGTGGTGGACTGACCCCTCTACAATCTGCAGAGGTGTTTGATCCGCAAACTGGTGCGTGGTCCGAAGTTCCTAGCATGCCATTCTCAAAAGCTCAGGTGCTTCCGACAGCTTTTCTAGCAGATCTACTCAAGCCAATTGCAACTGGAATGACATCATACAAAGGAAAATTGTATGTTTCTCAAAGTTTATATTGTTGGCCATTTTTTGTTGATGTTGGAGGAGAAGTTTATGATCCCGATACAAATTCATGGGTTGAAATGCCAGTTGGTATGGGAGAAGGTTGGCCTGCAAGACAGGCTGGAACAAAGGTTAGTGTTATTGTTGAGGATGACTTATATGCATTGGATCCTTCTACTTCTCTAGATAGTGCCAGGATCAAAACTTATGATTATGAAGGTGATACTTGGAAAGTGGTAGATGGAGATGTACCGATTCGCGACTTTGCTGAATCCGAATCGCCATACCTACTATCTGGTTTGCTAGGGAAGCTTCATGTGATCACAAAAGATGCCAATCAAAATATATTAGTTATGCAGGCTGGCAAACAAAATCATTTAGGGTCCTCTGCATCGACAGCTGATCTTATTGAAGGGTCCTTACAAGAATCAATTGTAGAATCTGAAACAAATATATGGACGGTTATTGCCACAATGAATGCTAGTTCTGCAGAGCTAATCAGCTGTCAGGTCCTTGATATGTAG